One genomic segment of Prosthecobacter fusiformis includes these proteins:
- a CDS encoding hybrid sensor histidine kinase/response regulator, giving the protein MLELSKLFDTTGFPPRWHCGSWSDFHGWVHVVSDLAIFGAYAAIPISITSYVMLKKQDVAFPRLYWLFAGFILSCGLTHLVEATLFWHPWYRFSGLMKVITAGVSWFTVVAMIRALPMAMTIPGAAKLNRQLSAEIVEHKRAEVALQAASARLALAMDHSGLGNWNWDAESDACYFSRRAAAIFGMPAETAIPWNQVLEHIHGEDREGVNEGLRKAVAQRAIFDCDFRFQRSGGTEVWVSAKGRAEDDGQGGPIHVSGIIADITERKTGDKIREELLVRESQARQEAEDANRMKDEFLAVLSHELRTPLNAILGWAGMLRASHMDEGELTEGLEVIERNTLAQAKLVEDLLDMSRIIAGKVRLDVQTVDLSAIINASIDAVRPQVETKNLNIVSILDPMAGPVRGDPARLQQVLWNLLTNAVKFTERGGKIEVALERVNSHVEITVSDNGVGIEPDFLPHVFDRFRQADSSMTRRHGGLGLGLAIVKNLVELHGGTINAKSGGRNRGTSFRIALPLPITHGGSHSATGIHPATVVPTELSEFENPDLTGIHILAVDDERDSLEMVRRLLENKGAEVTMASSGEEALEKLAKNPAFDLMISDIGMPVMNGYELITTIRGMKPNEGGQITAIALTAFARSEDRRRAMTAGFDTFLSKPVETNELLAVVHRCVTRHRQSGSVE; this is encoded by the coding sequence ATGCTGGAACTCTCCAAACTCTTCGACACCACAGGCTTTCCGCCCCGCTGGCATTGTGGGAGCTGGAGTGATTTCCATGGCTGGGTACATGTCGTTTCTGATCTGGCGATTTTTGGCGCTTATGCGGCCATTCCTATTTCCATCACGTCCTATGTGATGCTGAAAAAGCAGGATGTGGCCTTCCCCCGGCTATACTGGCTTTTTGCGGGATTTATTCTTTCCTGTGGGCTGACGCATTTGGTGGAGGCGACGCTGTTCTGGCATCCCTGGTATCGCTTTTCGGGATTAATGAAGGTGATCACGGCCGGCGTTTCATGGTTCACGGTCGTGGCAATGATCCGTGCTCTGCCAATGGCGATGACGATCCCGGGGGCGGCGAAGTTGAACCGGCAGCTCAGCGCGGAAATCGTGGAGCATAAGCGCGCCGAGGTGGCGCTGCAGGCGGCATCGGCCCGGTTGGCGCTGGCGATGGACCATTCGGGTCTGGGTAACTGGAACTGGGATGCGGAATCGGATGCGTGTTATTTTTCCAGGCGTGCGGCAGCCATTTTTGGCATGCCTGCGGAGACTGCAATCCCATGGAATCAAGTGCTGGAGCACATCCATGGGGAAGACAGGGAAGGAGTAAACGAAGGATTGCGCAAGGCGGTGGCGCAAAGGGCCATTTTTGACTGTGACTTCCGCTTTCAACGATCTGGAGGCACCGAGGTATGGGTCTCGGCCAAGGGGCGTGCGGAGGACGACGGGCAGGGCGGGCCTATCCATGTCAGCGGCATTATCGCTGATATCACAGAGCGAAAAACGGGGGACAAAATCCGTGAGGAGCTACTGGTGCGCGAGAGCCAGGCCCGGCAGGAGGCCGAGGATGCGAACCGGATGAAGGATGAATTTTTAGCGGTGCTATCCCATGAACTGAGGACACCGCTGAATGCGATCTTGGGGTGGGCCGGAATGTTGCGGGCCAGCCACATGGATGAGGGTGAACTGACGGAGGGGCTAGAGGTGATCGAGCGCAACACGCTGGCCCAGGCAAAGCTGGTGGAGGATCTGCTGGATATGAGCCGGATTATCGCGGGCAAGGTGCGGCTGGATGTGCAGACGGTGGATCTAAGTGCGATCATCAATGCCTCCATAGATGCGGTCAGGCCGCAGGTGGAAACCAAGAATCTGAACATCGTCAGCATCCTGGATCCCATGGCCGGACCCGTGCGGGGAGATCCGGCGCGGCTTCAGCAGGTGCTTTGGAATCTGCTGACCAATGCGGTGAAATTCACCGAGCGTGGCGGCAAGATCGAGGTGGCATTGGAGCGGGTGAATTCACATGTCGAAATCACGGTCAGTGATAACGGTGTTGGCATTGAGCCGGATTTCCTGCCGCATGTATTTGACCGCTTCAGGCAGGCGGATTCCTCCATGACGAGACGGCACGGTGGCCTGGGTTTAGGCTTGGCGATCGTGAAAAATCTTGTGGAACTGCATGGCGGCACGATCAATGCCAAGAGCGGCGGTCGAAACCGTGGCACAAGTTTCCGCATCGCCTTGCCCCTGCCTATTACCCATGGTGGTTCACACTCAGCCACTGGCATTCATCCGGCCACGGTGGTGCCGACGGAGTTGTCCGAATTTGAAAATCCAGATTTGACCGGGATTCACATTTTGGCGGTGGACGATGAGCGCGATAGCCTGGAGATGGTCCGCCGCCTGCTGGAAAACAAGGGCGCAGAGGTGACCATGGCCAGTTCTGGGGAGGAAGCTTTGGAAAAACTGGCCAAGAATCCTGCCTTCGATCTGATGATCAGCGACATCGGTATGCCGGTGATGAATGGCTATGAACTCATCACGACAATCCGTGGAATGAAGCCGAATGAGGGAGGTCAAATCACAGCCATTGCGCTCACAGCTTTTGCTCGTTCTGAGGATCGGAGACGTGCGATGACAGCGGGCTTTGACACTTTTTTATCCAAGCCCGTGGAGACGAATGAACTGCTGGCCGTGGTGCATCGTTGTGTGACTAGACACCGTCAAAGCGGCAGCGTGGAATAA
- a CDS encoding acyl-CoA thioesterase, translated as MNDETTTIETREEVMFFDTDIGGVVHNIAYLRMIETARTRLAAKLGMKLRDMAQTQVYPVVVRTEIDYRKPATLGDELVISGRLDSVERVRFWVAFEIRRAGEETVLITCRQSLALVQMPEGKPLRLPEDWAVKYAHLFLKKRR; from the coding sequence ATGAATGATGAAACAACCACGATCGAGACGCGCGAGGAAGTCATGTTTTTTGACACAGACATCGGTGGAGTGGTGCACAACATCGCCTACCTGCGGATGATCGAGACAGCACGGACACGGCTGGCTGCAAAGCTGGGCATGAAACTGCGGGATATGGCGCAAACGCAAGTTTATCCGGTGGTGGTAAGAACGGAGATCGACTATCGCAAACCGGCGACGCTGGGAGATGAACTGGTCATCAGCGGACGGCTGGACAGCGTGGAGCGGGTGCGTTTTTGGGTGGCGTTCGAGATCCGCCGGGCAGGGGAGGAAACCGTGCTCATCACCTGCCGCCAGTCACTGGCACTGGTGCAGATGCCTGAGGGTAAACCCCTGCGGCTACCGGAGGACTGGGCGGTGAAGTATGCCCATTTGTTTTTGAAGAAACGCCGGTGA
- a CDS encoding polymer-forming cytoskeletal protein has translation MHLSIQRKKVTASSVTRSGVGMPDPWADSNLAHKPAPATTPTTAKEPEIEIPDLKADPLAAEMIQPVSDEEAAEGGFGVFLKQQANPVPEPVPASEKPPVEDKPAELPAAISEKVEEAKTEREPVAETPPAASVVAPVPTARRTGPLPPRDADDEGASVVKRPQSNSPPPTPAPAPMSASTLQKMKSEGMYRNQYFKDADCFECDHSFKVSRSTRSTHCPSCGALIALDDVEVNMPSGDSIKTRGDVLIRKRGQVSAESIMCKDLRCQGILEANVKASGDAIFRATGNMIGEVHCRRFIIEKGSDVVFLNGIHAEEVEVQARVTATIFSSGSLVIGPNGSVNGDVTARSVSIEPGGEINGAMNIVRK, from the coding sequence GTGCATCTGAGCATCCAACGCAAGAAGGTCACCGCCTCCAGTGTGACCCGCTCTGGCGTGGGCATGCCTGATCCCTGGGCTGATTCCAATCTGGCTCATAAGCCTGCCCCGGCGACCACTCCAACGACGGCTAAAGAGCCTGAGATTGAGATTCCTGATCTGAAAGCGGATCCACTGGCTGCCGAGATGATCCAGCCTGTCTCTGACGAGGAAGCGGCCGAAGGAGGATTCGGGGTGTTTTTGAAGCAACAGGCGAATCCTGTTCCGGAGCCTGTGCCTGCCAGTGAAAAACCTCCTGTAGAAGATAAACCTGCTGAATTGCCAGCAGCCATTTCTGAAAAAGTCGAAGAAGCTAAAACGGAGCGGGAGCCAGTAGCGGAGACACCTCCTGCAGCTTCAGTGGTGGCTCCTGTACCCACTGCCCGCCGCACGGGACCGTTGCCGCCCCGGGATGCGGATGATGAAGGCGCGAGTGTCGTCAAACGTCCCCAGTCCAATTCCCCGCCACCCACTCCCGCACCTGCGCCCATGAGCGCCAGCACGCTTCAGAAAATGAAGAGTGAGGGGATGTACCGGAACCAGTATTTTAAAGATGCTGACTGCTTTGAGTGCGATCACTCCTTTAAAGTCAGCCGCTCGACGCGGTCCACCCATTGTCCTTCCTGCGGTGCCCTCATCGCTCTGGACGATGTGGAGGTAAACATGCCTTCCGGCGATTCGATCAAGACCCGTGGGGACGTGCTCATCCGCAAACGTGGCCAAGTGTCAGCCGAAAGCATCATGTGCAAGGATCTCCGCTGCCAGGGGATCTTGGAAGCCAACGTCAAAGCGAGCGGCGACGCCATTTTCCGTGCCACGGGCAACATGATCGGTGAAGTTCACTGCCGGCGTTTCATCATCGAAAAAGGTTCCGATGTGGTCTTCCTCAATGGAATCCACGCGGAAGAAGTCGAAGTGCAGGCACGAGTCACAGCGACCATCTTTTCCAGCGGGTCCTTGGTCATCGGACCGAATGGTTCCGTTAATGGAGATGTGACAGCGCGCTCCGTATCGATTGAACCCGGTGGCGAGATCAATGGTGCGATGAATATCGTGCGCAAGTAG
- the rpmF gene encoding 50S ribosomal protein L32, translated as MANPKRRQSKSRQRLRQGANRWRAPVLKTCPECGTSVPGHVACPSCGYYKGRQVLNITAGE; from the coding sequence ATGGCCAATCCAAAACGCAGACAATCCAAGAGCCGCCAACGCCTCCGTCAGGGAGCTAACCGCTGGCGCGCACCCGTCCTCAAGACCTGTCCTGAGTGCGGCACATCCGTTCCCGGCCATGTGGCCTGCCCTTCCTGTGGCTACTACAAAGGCCGCCAGGTGCTGAACATCACTGCTGGCGAGTAA
- a CDS encoding sugar O-acetyltransferase: MTLEEQRQYILEGHMYNDLTVELIQARENAILASKEYNASFGQPAAVREALLRTLLCQIGTGVHFEPDFRCEFGFNIRIGNKFYANFDCVILDGGLVEIGDNVLLGPRVGIYTSNHAFDANERASGGCVAKPVKIGNDVWVGGGCQINPGVTIGDGAIIGSGSVVTHDIPPRVIAAGVPCEVLREVTEADRVGFQP, encoded by the coding sequence ATGACCCTCGAAGAACAGCGCCAGTATATCCTCGAAGGGCACATGTATAACGATCTCACGGTTGAACTCATCCAGGCCAGGGAAAACGCCATCCTGGCCTCGAAGGAATACAATGCCAGTTTCGGTCAGCCTGCGGCCGTCCGTGAGGCCCTCCTCCGCACCCTCCTTTGTCAAATAGGCACCGGGGTCCACTTCGAGCCTGACTTCCGCTGCGAATTCGGCTTTAACATCCGCATCGGTAACAAATTTTATGCCAATTTCGACTGTGTCATCCTGGATGGAGGCCTTGTCGAAATCGGAGATAACGTTTTGTTAGGCCCACGTGTTGGCATCTACACCTCCAACCACGCCTTTGACGCCAACGAGCGCGCCAGCGGAGGGTGCGTGGCAAAACCTGTTAAAATTGGCAACGACGTGTGGGTCGGCGGCGGCTGCCAGATCAATCCAGGCGTGACTATCGGCGATGGAGCCATCATCGGCTCCGGCAGCGTCGTCACTCATGACATCCCGCCCCGGGTCATCGCAGCAGGTGTCCCCTGTGAAGTCCTGCGCGAAGTCACCGAAGCAGACCGCGTTGGATTCCAGCCCTGA
- a CDS encoding YceD family protein has translation MKPFQFDTRNLPVEGKQITGTLPASFFNLPEADTVKAESPLIYDLNFIKDDKDIIVTGSLDATFSMECGRCLERFQIQVDLPEYEAEVPIEKETTMDLTDLIREDILLTLPNFPRCEDGNVELRDCPAQGKFEPSDEPLVTEEPGADGGVWNALDQLK, from the coding sequence ATGAAACCTTTTCAATTCGATACCCGCAACCTCCCTGTGGAGGGAAAACAGATCACGGGCACCCTTCCCGCCTCTTTCTTTAATCTGCCTGAAGCGGACACCGTCAAAGCCGAATCACCTCTGATTTATGATCTGAATTTCATCAAGGATGACAAGGACATCATCGTCACCGGCAGCCTGGATGCCACCTTCAGTATGGAATGCGGCCGCTGCCTGGAGCGGTTCCAGATCCAGGTGGACCTGCCAGAATACGAGGCCGAAGTACCAATTGAAAAGGAAACAACGATGGACTTGACAGACCTTATTAGAGAAGACATTCTGCTAACCCTTCCGAACTTCCCGCGCTGTGAAGATGGCAACGTTGAACTGCGCGACTGTCCTGCTCAAGGAAAATTCGAACCAAGCGACGAGCCTCTGGTCACCGAAGAACCTGGTGCTGACGGCGGAGTTTGGAATGCCCTCGATCAATTGAAATAG
- a CDS encoding OmpA family protein has product MRSALIYSIAGALTLCSCTTVTSVFQEKEADIVFALGSREGFVSPMTASLKPVCPALEFSGTSYSLHGAHQRTLQGLATAWPESKPRFLIAGYAPHDLPEDYARALSERRAQAVRQVLIEAGVEAANLQTIGFGNDSAPSGPSTGVVVIYKQ; this is encoded by the coding sequence ATGAGATCTGCCTTAATCTATAGCATCGCCGGGGCGCTCACCCTGTGCAGTTGTACGACAGTGACCTCCGTTTTTCAGGAAAAGGAGGCGGACATCGTCTTTGCCCTGGGTTCACGAGAGGGATTCGTCAGCCCGATGACGGCCTCTTTAAAACCGGTGTGTCCGGCGCTGGAATTTTCCGGGACGAGCTATTCGCTTCATGGGGCGCATCAAAGGACACTCCAGGGGCTGGCTACGGCCTGGCCGGAGAGCAAACCGCGATTTTTGATCGCCGGATATGCGCCGCATGACTTGCCTGAAGACTATGCCCGTGCGCTCTCTGAACGCCGCGCACAAGCAGTGCGGCAGGTCCTCATTGAGGCGGGTGTCGAAGCTGCCAATCTCCAGACGATTGGTTTTGGAAACGACTCTGCACCCTCCGGCCCCAGCACAGGAGTCGTGGTGATCTACAAGCAGTGA
- a CDS encoding histidine phosphatase family protein, with the protein MKTKLHHPTQLNLIRHGEVEERYHNVFGGSRIDMGLSPLGRQHAQAVAAWLAETPLDAIYASPMLRVQQTLAPLAEARGLKPIIIPSLREVDFGDWTGYRWEGVQEHFGVSSFDWLEIIGSVGIPNGETATELADRVEPALLKILQDNPHKRVAVFCHGGIIRVILALMLSQPLKHMAHFNIQYGSISVVEVQPERKHAFEIELLNFCPPFPVVVEAPLVKDD; encoded by the coding sequence TTGAAAACCAAGCTTCATCATCCCACCCAGCTTAACCTCATCCGTCATGGTGAGGTGGAGGAGCGTTATCACAATGTCTTTGGCGGCAGCCGTATCGACATGGGCCTGTCTCCCCTGGGCAGGCAGCATGCACAGGCGGTGGCAGCTTGGCTGGCGGAGACGCCGCTGGATGCCATCTATGCTAGCCCGATGCTGCGTGTGCAGCAGACGCTGGCCCCGCTGGCGGAGGCGCGGGGACTAAAGCCCATCATCATCCCGAGTCTGCGTGAGGTGGATTTCGGCGACTGGACAGGCTACCGCTGGGAAGGAGTGCAGGAGCACTTTGGCGTGAGCTCTTTTGACTGGCTGGAGATCATCGGCAGCGTTGGCATTCCCAATGGTGAAACGGCCACGGAGCTGGCAGACCGCGTAGAGCCTGCCCTGCTGAAGATCCTGCAGGACAATCCGCATAAGCGCGTGGCCGTCTTCTGCCACGGCGGCATCATCCGGGTCATCCTGGCGCTGATGCTCAGCCAGCCGCTGAAGCACATGGCGCATTTTAATATCCAGTATGGAAGTATCAGCGTCGTCGAAGTGCAGCCTGAACGGAAGCATGCCTTTGAAATCGAACTGCTGAATTTCTGCCCGCCCTTCCCGGTGGTTGTTGAGGCACCGCTGGTCAAGGATGACTGA
- a CDS encoding DUF1501 domain-containing protein, whose translation MHPVEHQILQTRREFLTTSANGIGALALGAMLTQEGLITPATAALPPGMDPLAQRAPHFPARAKNCIFIFMEGAPSQMDLFDPKPKLNELHGQPLPESMTKNVRFAFIKKETARLMGSPRKFAKHGQSGMDFSDLLPHMAKTADDWLMIRSLHTDQFNHHPGQLVLHSGRAQFGLPTVGSWLNYGLGSTSSNLPGYVVLSAGRGTSGGASLWQSGFLPSSYAGVLFRNQGEPVLNLKNPPGLPMKLQRQGLDTLMQLNQSRYDQFRDPEIASRIAAYELAFRMQSAAPELIDLKDEDPKTLEMYGVDRKDPPIKAQRGGAPGQYKSFATNCLLARRMVERGVRFVSIMHASWDHHSNLDNELSYNAGMADQPIAALLKDLKQRGLLEDTLIVWGSEFGRTPLGENRGGRDNVSGRDHHPFAFTMLMAGGGIKGGQIYGETDEIGWSIVRDPVDMHDFHATLLNQFGFDHLRLTHRFQGRDFRLTDVAGRVIKEWIA comes from the coding sequence ATGCATCCCGTCGAGCACCAGATTTTGCAAACTCGTCGCGAGTTTCTCACCACCTCCGCCAATGGCATCGGTGCGCTAGCGCTGGGTGCCATGCTCACCCAGGAAGGCCTCATCACCCCTGCCACCGCCGCCCTGCCTCCCGGGATGGATCCCCTGGCCCAGCGTGCGCCGCATTTCCCGGCTCGGGCGAAAAATTGCATCTTCATCTTCATGGAGGGTGCCCCCTCCCAGATGGATCTGTTCGATCCCAAGCCGAAGCTCAATGAACTGCACGGCCAGCCATTGCCGGAGAGCATGACCAAAAACGTCCGCTTCGCTTTCATCAAGAAAGAAACGGCACGTCTCATGGGCAGCCCGCGCAAGTTCGCCAAGCACGGTCAAAGCGGCATGGACTTCAGCGACTTGCTGCCGCACATGGCCAAAACGGCCGATGACTGGCTGATGATCCGCAGCTTGCACACGGACCAGTTTAACCATCATCCGGGCCAGCTCGTCCTGCACAGTGGTCGCGCCCAGTTCGGCCTGCCGACAGTCGGTTCCTGGCTCAATTACGGACTCGGCAGCACCTCCAGCAACCTGCCTGGTTACGTGGTTCTCAGCGCCGGGCGCGGCACCAGCGGCGGGGCCTCCCTGTGGCAGAGTGGCTTCCTGCCCAGTTCGTATGCAGGTGTACTTTTCCGCAACCAGGGAGAACCGGTGTTGAATTTGAAAAATCCGCCGGGCCTGCCGATGAAACTTCAGCGCCAGGGTCTGGATACCCTCATGCAGCTCAATCAGAGCCGCTACGACCAGTTTCGCGACCCTGAAATCGCCAGCCGCATCGCTGCCTATGAGCTGGCTTTCCGCATGCAATCCGCCGCGCCCGAACTCATTGACCTGAAGGACGAAGACCCAAAAACGCTGGAAATGTATGGCGTGGACCGCAAAGATCCGCCCATTAAAGCCCAGCGCGGAGGCGCCCCAGGACAGTACAAATCCTTTGCCACTAACTGCCTGCTGGCCCGCCGCATGGTGGAGCGCGGTGTACGATTTGTCAGCATCATGCACGCGAGCTGGGACCACCACTCCAACCTGGATAACGAACTTTCATACAACGCCGGCATGGCGGACCAGCCCATCGCCGCTTTGCTCAAGGACCTCAAACAACGCGGTCTGCTGGAGGATACCCTCATCGTCTGGGGCAGTGAATTCGGGCGCACTCCGCTGGGGGAAAACCGGGGCGGCAGGGACAACGTTTCCGGTCGCGACCACCATCCCTTCGCGTTCACCATGCTCATGGCTGGCGGCGGCATCAAAGGTGGCCAGATCTATGGCGAGACGGACGAGATCGGCTGGAGCATCGTCCGGGATCCCGTGGACATGCATGACTTTCACGCCACGCTGCTCAATCAGTTCGGCTTTGATCACCTGCGCCTCACTCACCGTTTCCAGGGCCGTGACTTCCGGCTCACGGACGTGGCCGGAAGGGTGATCAAGGAATGGATTGCCTAA
- a CDS encoding bactofilin family protein, which produces MTSSKNVLANDVEIKGSIKFSHDLIIDGKIEGEVQSDGSLTVGENALIKGEIKTRSVIIFGKVEGNITVLERCELKSNAILVGDIEAGTLSIEEGATFMGASKVGRKPEPAKPAPLGGNRPAPAQP; this is translated from the coding sequence ATGACTTCCAGCAAAAACGTTCTCGCGAACGACGTCGAAATTAAAGGTTCAATCAAATTCTCCCACGACCTCATCATTGATGGGAAAATCGAAGGCGAAGTCCAGTCCGATGGCAGCCTGACCGTGGGTGAAAACGCCCTGATCAAAGGGGAGATCAAGACACGTTCCGTGATCATCTTTGGCAAGGTCGAAGGCAACATCACGGTGCTTGAGCGCTGCGAGCTGAAAAGCAATGCCATCCTGGTGGGTGACATCGAAGCAGGTACGCTCTCCATCGAAGAAGGCGCAACCTTCATGGGTGCTTCCAAAGTGGGCCGCAAGCCTGAGCCAGCCAAGCCAGCTCCGCTGGGTGGCAATCGCCCTGCACCAGCACAACCCTAA
- a CDS encoding UDP-2,3-diacylglucosamine diphosphatase: protein MPEDPEEQSDIPANPEKTKTKLRARTVFISDVHLGMPDCKAAQASHFIRNIQCDKLVMNGDIIDAWHLKRLGGWNKAHTHFIRTVLKKMEKENTQIIYLRGNHDDILDRFIPIRLDNFLITDEHIHHTQRGDYLVVHGDGFDHVTTNHPWIAKLGGIGYNLLLRVNRAYNWYRRVRGKDSFSLSRWVKLKVKSAVSFVGKYEEQLQELAKAKGCKGIICGHIHSPANKVVGDTHYLNSGDWVESLTAILEYDNGEFEVITYDQFCERTNREPKGDAVVALVDQDVKLGVENVTLPM from the coding sequence ATGCCTGAAGATCCCGAAGAGCAGTCCGATATTCCGGCCAATCCGGAGAAAACCAAGACGAAACTGCGTGCCCGCACCGTCTTCATTTCGGACGTACACCTGGGCATGCCTGACTGCAAAGCCGCCCAGGCCTCCCACTTCATCCGCAATATCCAATGTGACAAACTCGTCATGAACGGGGACATCATTGATGCATGGCACCTCAAGCGTCTCGGCGGCTGGAATAAAGCTCATACCCATTTCATCCGCACGGTGCTGAAGAAGATGGAAAAGGAGAATACCCAGATTATTTATCTGCGAGGTAACCATGATGACATTCTGGACCGTTTCATTCCCATCCGGCTGGACAATTTCCTCATCACGGACGAGCACATTCACCACACCCAGAGGGGGGACTACCTGGTCGTCCATGGCGATGGCTTTGACCACGTCACCACCAACCACCCCTGGATCGCGAAACTGGGCGGCATCGGTTATAACCTTCTCCTGCGGGTCAACCGCGCCTACAACTGGTATCGCCGAGTGCGTGGCAAAGACAGCTTTTCCCTCAGCCGCTGGGTCAAACTGAAGGTCAAATCCGCCGTCAGCTTTGTTGGCAAATACGAAGAGCAGCTCCAGGAACTGGCCAAGGCCAAAGGCTGCAAAGGCATCATCTGCGGTCACATCCACAGCCCCGCCAACAAAGTTGTGGGAGATACCCACTACCTGAATTCGGGGGACTGGGTGGAATCGCTCACCGCCATTTTGGAATATGACAACGGCGAATTTGAAGTCATCACCTATGACCAGTTCTGCGAACGCACCAATCGGGAACCCAAGGGCGATGCAGTCGTCGCATTGGTGGATCAGGACGTTAAATTAGGTGTCGAAAATGTCACACTGCCCATGTAG
- the phoU gene encoding phosphate signaling complex protein PhoU, producing the protein MSTFDHALNRLREQVLTMASMARRNLASAMRGLLERNSDLCNAAIAADQDVNELEKDIDQLGMQILLKFQPTAHDLRQVMGTIRVANNLERISDQAGSIAKRARSINLLPEIPELTLIQPVYHLCARNLETSIQAFTDADADAAAASRLLDKELDAAEKSVDQALLRVMEARQAPLEGYLHLIFIARFLERVGDHAKNICEDTIFIERAEDIRFDKNKRQGQATPT; encoded by the coding sequence TTGTCCACATTCGATCACGCCCTCAACCGCCTGCGTGAGCAGGTACTCACCATGGCCAGCATGGCCCGGCGAAATCTCGCCAGCGCCATGCGTGGACTCCTGGAACGCAACAGTGACCTCTGCAATGCTGCCATCGCAGCGGATCAGGATGTCAATGAGCTGGAAAAAGACATTGATCAGTTAGGGATGCAAATCCTTCTGAAATTCCAGCCGACAGCTCACGATCTCCGTCAGGTCATGGGCACGATCCGCGTGGCAAACAATCTTGAGCGCATTTCAGACCAAGCCGGCAGCATCGCTAAACGCGCACGTTCCATCAATCTCCTGCCCGAGATTCCAGAACTGACGTTGATCCAGCCTGTCTATCACCTTTGCGCCCGCAATCTGGAAACCAGTATCCAGGCCTTCACCGATGCTGATGCGGATGCCGCCGCTGCCAGCCGCCTGCTGGACAAAGAGCTGGACGCTGCTGAAAAATCCGTGGACCAGGCTTTGCTTCGCGTCATGGAGGCCCGTCAGGCTCCGCTGGAAGGATACCTACACCTCATTTTCATCGCCCGTTTCCTCGAACGCGTGGGAGATCACGCCAAAAACATCTGTGAAGACACCATCTTCATCGAGCGTGCGGAAGACATCCGCTTCGACAAAAACAAGCGTCAGGGCCAGGCAACGCCGACCTAA
- the coaD gene encoding pantetheine-phosphate adenylyltransferase has translation MMRRAIYPGSFDPITNGHLDVLQRAAGLFDELIVAVAQDNAKQSLFTLEERVELLIGATEHIPNLRVMPFQGLLVDFAKQQSAVALVRGLRAVSDFEFEFQLALMNRKLEPNLETMFLMPREELTYISSRLVKEISRLGGNVNQFVPPHVVVALKKKQAA, from the coding sequence ATTATGCGCCGCGCCATCTATCCCGGAAGTTTTGATCCCATCACCAATGGCCACCTCGACGTGCTCCAGCGCGCGGCCGGACTCTTTGATGAGCTCATCGTCGCCGTCGCCCAGGACAATGCCAAACAAAGCCTCTTCACCCTGGAGGAGCGTGTGGAACTGCTCATCGGTGCCACGGAACACATCCCCAACCTCCGCGTCATGCCCTTTCAGGGTCTTCTGGTGGATTTCGCCAAGCAGCAGTCCGCCGTGGCACTCGTCCGCGGTCTGCGGGCCGTCAGCGATTTTGAATTCGAATTTCAGCTCGCTCTGATGAACCGGAAACTCGAGCCCAATCTCGAAACCATGTTCCTCATGCCGCGCGAGGAACTCACTTACATTAGCAGCCGCCTCGTCAAAGAGATCTCCCGCCTGGGTGGAAACGTAAATCAATTTGTCCCGCCTCACGTTGTCGTTGCCTTGAAAAAGAAGCAGGCAGCCTAG